A single Macaca fascicularis isolate 582-1 chromosome 13, T2T-MFA8v1.1 DNA region contains:
- the GCKR gene encoding glucokinase regulatory protein isoform X1, translating to MPGTKRFQHVIETPEPGKWELSGYEAAVPITEKSNPLTQDLDKADAEEIVRLLGQCDAEIFQEEGQALPTYQRLYSESILTTMAQVAGKVQEVLKEPDGGLVVLSGGGTSGRMAFLMSVSFNQLMKGLGQKSLYTYLIAGGDRSVVASREGTEDSALHGIEELKKVAAGKKRVIVIGISVGLSAPFVAGQMDYCMNNTAVFLPVLVGFNPVSMARNDPIEDWSSTFRQVAERMQKMQEKQKAFVLNPAIGPEGLSGSSRMKGGSATKILLETLLLAAHKTVDQGIAASQRCLLEILRTFERAHQVTYSQSPKIATLMKSVSTSLEKKGHVYLVGWQTLGIIAIMDGVECIHTFGADFRDVRGFLIGDHSDMFNQKAELTNQGPQFTFSQEDFLTSILPSLTEIDTVVFIFTLDDNLTEVQTIVEQVKEKTSHIQALAHSTVGQNLPIPLKKLFPSVISITWPLLFFEYEGNFVQKFQRELSTKWVLNTVSTGAHVLLGKILQNHMLDLRISNSKLFWRALAMLQRFSGQSKARCIESLLRAIHFPQPLSDDIRAAPISCHVQVAHEKEQVIPIALLSLLFRCSITEAQAHLAATPSVCEAVRSALAGPGQKRTADPLEILEPDGQ from the exons ATGCCAGGCACAAAACGGTTTCAACATGTCATTGAGACCCCGGAGCCTGGCAAGTGGGAG TTATCTGGGTATGAGGCAGCTGTGCCAATCACAGAGAAGTCGAACCCACTGACCCAGGACCTAGACAAAGCAGATGCTGAGGAAATTGTTCGACTGCTGGGACAATGTGATGCTGAGATCTTCCAGGAGGAGGGGCAAGCCCTGCCCACATACCAG AGACTCTACAGCGAATCCATTCTGACCACCATGGCTCAGGTGGCTGGGAAAGTTCAGGAAGTGCTGAAG gaGCCAGATGGGGGGCTGGTTGTGCTGAGTGGAGGGGGTACCTCTGGCCGGATGGCATTCCTCATGTCG GTGTCCTTTAATCAGCTGATGAAAGGTCTGGGACAGAAATCTCTTTACACCTACCTCATTGCAGGGGGTGACAG GTCTGTGGTGGCCTCTAGGGAGGGGACAGAAGATAGTGCCTTACACGGGATTGAGGAACTGAAGAAG GTGGCTGCTGGGAAGAAGAGGGTGATTGTTATCGGCATTTCTGTGGGACTCTCT GCTCCCTTTGTGGCAGGCCAGATGGACTACTGCATGAACAACACAGCTGTCTTCTTGCCAGTCTTGGTTGGCTTCAATCCAGTGAGCATGGCCAG AAATGACCCCATTGAAGACTGGAGTTCAACATTCCGACAAGTAGCAGAGCGGATGCAGAAAATGCAGGAGAAACAGAAAGCTTTTGTGCTCAATCCTGCCATCGGG CCCGAGGGTCTCAGCGGCTCCTCCCGGATGAAAGGTGGAAGTGCCACCAAGATCCTGCTGGAAACCCTGTTATTAGCAGCCCATAAGACTGTGGACCAGGGCATTGCAGCATCTCAAAG ATGCCTCCTGGAAATCTTGCGGACATTCGAGCGAGCTCATCAGGTGACCTACAGCCAAAGCCCCAAGATTGCCACCCTGATGAAAAGCGTCAGCACCAG TCTGGAGAAGAAAGGCCATGTGTACCTGGTTGGCTGGCAGACCCTGGGCATCATCGCCATCATGGATGGAGTAGAGTGCATCCACACCTTTGGCGCTG ATTTCCGAGATGTCCGTGGCTTTCTCATTGGTGATCACAGTGACATGTTTAATCAGAAGGCTGAGCTCACCAACCAG GGTCCCCAGTTCACCTTCTCCCAGGAGGACTTCTTGACTTCCATCCTGCCCTCCCTCACGGAAATTGACACTGTGGTCTTCATTTTCACCCTGGATG ACAACCTCACGGAGGTGCAGACTATAGTGGAGCAGGTGAAAGAGAAAACCAGCCACATCCAGGCCCTGGCACACAGCACCGTGGGGCAGAACTTGCCG atcCCTCTGAAGAAGCTCTTTCCCTCCGTCATCAGCATCACATGGCCACTGCTTTTCTTTGAATATGAAGGAAACTTCGTCCAG AAGTTCCAGCGTGAGCTAAGCACCAAATGGGTGCTGAATACAGTGAGTACAGGTGCTCATGTGCTTCTTGGGAAGATCCTACAAAACCACATGTTGGACCTTCGAATTAGCAACTCCAAGCTCTTCTGGCGGGCACTGGCCATGCTGCAG CGGTTCTCTGGACAGTCCAAGGCTCGATGCATCGAGAGCCTCCTCCGAGCAATCCACTTTCCCCAGCCACTGTCAGATGATATTCGGGCTGCTCCCATCTCCTGCCATGTCCAGGTTGCACATGAGAAGGAACAG GTGATCCCCATCGCCTTGCTGAGCCTCCTATTCCGGTGCTCGATTACTGAGGCTCAGGCACACCTGGCTGCAACTCCTTCTGTCTGTGAGGCTGTCAGGAGTGCTCTTGCTGGGCCAGGTCAGAAGCGCACCGCGGACCCCCTGGAGATCCTAGAGCCTGACGGTCAGTGA
- the GCKR gene encoding glucokinase regulatory protein isoform X3 produces MPGTKRFQHVIETPEPGKWELSGYEAAVPITEKSNPLTQDLDKADAEEIVRLLGQCDAEIFQEEGQALPTYQRLYSESILTTMAQVAGKVQEVLKEPDGGLVVLSGGGTSGRMAFLMSVSFNQLMKGLGQKSLYTYLIAGGDRSVVASREGTEDSALHGIEELKKVAAGKKRVIVIGISVGLSAPFVAGQMDYCMNNTAVFLPVLVGFNPVSMARNDPIEDWSSTFRQVAERMQKMQEKQKAFVLNPAIGPEGLSGSSRMKGGSATKILLETLLLAAHKTVDQGIAASQRCLLEILRTFERAHQVTYSQSPKIATLMKSVSTSLEKKGHVYLVGWQTLGIIAIMDGVECIHTFGADFRDVRGFLIGDHSDMFNQKAELTNQGPQFTFSQEDFLTSILPSLTEIDTVVFIFTLDDNLTEVQTIVEQVKEKTSHIQALAHSTVGQNLPIPLKKLFPSVISITWPLLFFEYEGNFVQKFQRELSTKWVLNTVSTGAHVLLGKILQNHMLDLRISNSKLFWRALAMLQVIPIALLSLLFRCSITEAQAHLAATPSVCEAVRSALAGPGQKRTADPLEILEPDGQ; encoded by the exons ATGCCAGGCACAAAACGGTTTCAACATGTCATTGAGACCCCGGAGCCTGGCAAGTGGGAG TTATCTGGGTATGAGGCAGCTGTGCCAATCACAGAGAAGTCGAACCCACTGACCCAGGACCTAGACAAAGCAGATGCTGAGGAAATTGTTCGACTGCTGGGACAATGTGATGCTGAGATCTTCCAGGAGGAGGGGCAAGCCCTGCCCACATACCAG AGACTCTACAGCGAATCCATTCTGACCACCATGGCTCAGGTGGCTGGGAAAGTTCAGGAAGTGCTGAAG gaGCCAGATGGGGGGCTGGTTGTGCTGAGTGGAGGGGGTACCTCTGGCCGGATGGCATTCCTCATGTCG GTGTCCTTTAATCAGCTGATGAAAGGTCTGGGACAGAAATCTCTTTACACCTACCTCATTGCAGGGGGTGACAG GTCTGTGGTGGCCTCTAGGGAGGGGACAGAAGATAGTGCCTTACACGGGATTGAGGAACTGAAGAAG GTGGCTGCTGGGAAGAAGAGGGTGATTGTTATCGGCATTTCTGTGGGACTCTCT GCTCCCTTTGTGGCAGGCCAGATGGACTACTGCATGAACAACACAGCTGTCTTCTTGCCAGTCTTGGTTGGCTTCAATCCAGTGAGCATGGCCAG AAATGACCCCATTGAAGACTGGAGTTCAACATTCCGACAAGTAGCAGAGCGGATGCAGAAAATGCAGGAGAAACAGAAAGCTTTTGTGCTCAATCCTGCCATCGGG CCCGAGGGTCTCAGCGGCTCCTCCCGGATGAAAGGTGGAAGTGCCACCAAGATCCTGCTGGAAACCCTGTTATTAGCAGCCCATAAGACTGTGGACCAGGGCATTGCAGCATCTCAAAG ATGCCTCCTGGAAATCTTGCGGACATTCGAGCGAGCTCATCAGGTGACCTACAGCCAAAGCCCCAAGATTGCCACCCTGATGAAAAGCGTCAGCACCAG TCTGGAGAAGAAAGGCCATGTGTACCTGGTTGGCTGGCAGACCCTGGGCATCATCGCCATCATGGATGGAGTAGAGTGCATCCACACCTTTGGCGCTG ATTTCCGAGATGTCCGTGGCTTTCTCATTGGTGATCACAGTGACATGTTTAATCAGAAGGCTGAGCTCACCAACCAG GGTCCCCAGTTCACCTTCTCCCAGGAGGACTTCTTGACTTCCATCCTGCCCTCCCTCACGGAAATTGACACTGTGGTCTTCATTTTCACCCTGGATG ACAACCTCACGGAGGTGCAGACTATAGTGGAGCAGGTGAAAGAGAAAACCAGCCACATCCAGGCCCTGGCACACAGCACCGTGGGGCAGAACTTGCCG atcCCTCTGAAGAAGCTCTTTCCCTCCGTCATCAGCATCACATGGCCACTGCTTTTCTTTGAATATGAAGGAAACTTCGTCCAG AAGTTCCAGCGTGAGCTAAGCACCAAATGGGTGCTGAATACAGTGAGTACAGGTGCTCATGTGCTTCTTGGGAAGATCCTACAAAACCACATGTTGGACCTTCGAATTAGCAACTCCAAGCTCTTCTGGCGGGCACTGGCCATGCTGCAG GTGATCCCCATCGCCTTGCTGAGCCTCCTATTCCGGTGCTCGATTACTGAGGCTCAGGCACACCTGGCTGCAACTCCTTCTGTCTGTGAGGCTGTCAGGAGTGCTCTTGCTGGGCCAGGTCAGAAGCGCACCGCGGACCCCCTGGAGATCCTAGAGCCTGACGGTCAGTGA
- the GCKR gene encoding glucokinase regulatory protein isoform X4: MPGTKRFQHVIETPEPGKWELSGYEAAVPITEKSNPLTQDLDKADAEEIVRLLGQCDAEIFQEEGQALPTYQRLYSESILTTMAQVAGKVQEVLKEPDGGLVVLSGGGTSGRMAFLMSVSFNQLMKGLGQKSLYTYLIAGGDRSVVASREGTEDSALHGIEELKKVAAGKKRVIVIGISVGLSAPFVAGQMDYCMNNTAVFLPVLVGFNPVSMARNDPIEDWSSTFRQVAERMQKMQEKQKAFVLNPAIGPEGLSGSSRMKGGSATKILLETLLLAAHKTVDQGIAASQRCLLEILRTFERAHQVTYSQSPKIATLMKSVSTSLEKKGHVYLVGWQTLGIIAIMDGVECIHTFGADFRDVRGFLIGDHSDMFNQKAELTNQGPQFTFSQEDFLTSILPSLTEIDTVVFIFTLDDNLTEVQTIVEQVKEKTSHIQALAHSTVGQNLPIPLKKLFPSVISITWPLLFFEYEGNFVQVSLFGPG; this comes from the exons ATGCCAGGCACAAAACGGTTTCAACATGTCATTGAGACCCCGGAGCCTGGCAAGTGGGAG TTATCTGGGTATGAGGCAGCTGTGCCAATCACAGAGAAGTCGAACCCACTGACCCAGGACCTAGACAAAGCAGATGCTGAGGAAATTGTTCGACTGCTGGGACAATGTGATGCTGAGATCTTCCAGGAGGAGGGGCAAGCCCTGCCCACATACCAG AGACTCTACAGCGAATCCATTCTGACCACCATGGCTCAGGTGGCTGGGAAAGTTCAGGAAGTGCTGAAG gaGCCAGATGGGGGGCTGGTTGTGCTGAGTGGAGGGGGTACCTCTGGCCGGATGGCATTCCTCATGTCG GTGTCCTTTAATCAGCTGATGAAAGGTCTGGGACAGAAATCTCTTTACACCTACCTCATTGCAGGGGGTGACAG GTCTGTGGTGGCCTCTAGGGAGGGGACAGAAGATAGTGCCTTACACGGGATTGAGGAACTGAAGAAG GTGGCTGCTGGGAAGAAGAGGGTGATTGTTATCGGCATTTCTGTGGGACTCTCT GCTCCCTTTGTGGCAGGCCAGATGGACTACTGCATGAACAACACAGCTGTCTTCTTGCCAGTCTTGGTTGGCTTCAATCCAGTGAGCATGGCCAG AAATGACCCCATTGAAGACTGGAGTTCAACATTCCGACAAGTAGCAGAGCGGATGCAGAAAATGCAGGAGAAACAGAAAGCTTTTGTGCTCAATCCTGCCATCGGG CCCGAGGGTCTCAGCGGCTCCTCCCGGATGAAAGGTGGAAGTGCCACCAAGATCCTGCTGGAAACCCTGTTATTAGCAGCCCATAAGACTGTGGACCAGGGCATTGCAGCATCTCAAAG ATGCCTCCTGGAAATCTTGCGGACATTCGAGCGAGCTCATCAGGTGACCTACAGCCAAAGCCCCAAGATTGCCACCCTGATGAAAAGCGTCAGCACCAG TCTGGAGAAGAAAGGCCATGTGTACCTGGTTGGCTGGCAGACCCTGGGCATCATCGCCATCATGGATGGAGTAGAGTGCATCCACACCTTTGGCGCTG ATTTCCGAGATGTCCGTGGCTTTCTCATTGGTGATCACAGTGACATGTTTAATCAGAAGGCTGAGCTCACCAACCAG GGTCCCCAGTTCACCTTCTCCCAGGAGGACTTCTTGACTTCCATCCTGCCCTCCCTCACGGAAATTGACACTGTGGTCTTCATTTTCACCCTGGATG ACAACCTCACGGAGGTGCAGACTATAGTGGAGCAGGTGAAAGAGAAAACCAGCCACATCCAGGCCCTGGCACACAGCACCGTGGGGCAGAACTTGCCG atcCCTCTGAAGAAGCTCTTTCCCTCCGTCATCAGCATCACATGGCCACTGCTTTTCTTTGAATATGAAGGAAACTTCGTCCAG gtttcactctttggcccaggctag
- the GCKR gene encoding glucokinase regulatory protein isoform X2 produces MPGTKRFQHVIETPEPGKWELSGYEAAVPITEKSNPLTQDLDKADAEEIVRLLGQCDAEIFQEEGQALPTYQEPDGGLVVLSGGGTSGRMAFLMSVSFNQLMKGLGQKSLYTYLIAGGDRSVVASREGTEDSALHGIEELKKVAAGKKRVIVIGISVGLSAPFVAGQMDYCMNNTAVFLPVLVGFNPVSMARNDPIEDWSSTFRQVAERMQKMQEKQKAFVLNPAIGPEGLSGSSRMKGGSATKILLETLLLAAHKTVDQGIAASQRCLLEILRTFERAHQVTYSQSPKIATLMKSVSTSLEKKGHVYLVGWQTLGIIAIMDGVECIHTFGADFRDVRGFLIGDHSDMFNQKAELTNQGPQFTFSQEDFLTSILPSLTEIDTVVFIFTLDDNLTEVQTIVEQVKEKTSHIQALAHSTVGQNLPIPLKKLFPSVISITWPLLFFEYEGNFVQKFQRELSTKWVLNTVSTGAHVLLGKILQNHMLDLRISNSKLFWRALAMLQRFSGQSKARCIESLLRAIHFPQPLSDDIRAAPISCHVQVAHEKEQVIPIALLSLLFRCSITEAQAHLAATPSVCEAVRSALAGPGQKRTADPLEILEPDGQ; encoded by the exons ATGCCAGGCACAAAACGGTTTCAACATGTCATTGAGACCCCGGAGCCTGGCAAGTGGGAG TTATCTGGGTATGAGGCAGCTGTGCCAATCACAGAGAAGTCGAACCCACTGACCCAGGACCTAGACAAAGCAGATGCTGAGGAAATTGTTCGACTGCTGGGACAATGTGATGCTGAGATCTTCCAGGAGGAGGGGCAAGCCCTGCCCACATACCAG gaGCCAGATGGGGGGCTGGTTGTGCTGAGTGGAGGGGGTACCTCTGGCCGGATGGCATTCCTCATGTCG GTGTCCTTTAATCAGCTGATGAAAGGTCTGGGACAGAAATCTCTTTACACCTACCTCATTGCAGGGGGTGACAG GTCTGTGGTGGCCTCTAGGGAGGGGACAGAAGATAGTGCCTTACACGGGATTGAGGAACTGAAGAAG GTGGCTGCTGGGAAGAAGAGGGTGATTGTTATCGGCATTTCTGTGGGACTCTCT GCTCCCTTTGTGGCAGGCCAGATGGACTACTGCATGAACAACACAGCTGTCTTCTTGCCAGTCTTGGTTGGCTTCAATCCAGTGAGCATGGCCAG AAATGACCCCATTGAAGACTGGAGTTCAACATTCCGACAAGTAGCAGAGCGGATGCAGAAAATGCAGGAGAAACAGAAAGCTTTTGTGCTCAATCCTGCCATCGGG CCCGAGGGTCTCAGCGGCTCCTCCCGGATGAAAGGTGGAAGTGCCACCAAGATCCTGCTGGAAACCCTGTTATTAGCAGCCCATAAGACTGTGGACCAGGGCATTGCAGCATCTCAAAG ATGCCTCCTGGAAATCTTGCGGACATTCGAGCGAGCTCATCAGGTGACCTACAGCCAAAGCCCCAAGATTGCCACCCTGATGAAAAGCGTCAGCACCAG TCTGGAGAAGAAAGGCCATGTGTACCTGGTTGGCTGGCAGACCCTGGGCATCATCGCCATCATGGATGGAGTAGAGTGCATCCACACCTTTGGCGCTG ATTTCCGAGATGTCCGTGGCTTTCTCATTGGTGATCACAGTGACATGTTTAATCAGAAGGCTGAGCTCACCAACCAG GGTCCCCAGTTCACCTTCTCCCAGGAGGACTTCTTGACTTCCATCCTGCCCTCCCTCACGGAAATTGACACTGTGGTCTTCATTTTCACCCTGGATG ACAACCTCACGGAGGTGCAGACTATAGTGGAGCAGGTGAAAGAGAAAACCAGCCACATCCAGGCCCTGGCACACAGCACCGTGGGGCAGAACTTGCCG atcCCTCTGAAGAAGCTCTTTCCCTCCGTCATCAGCATCACATGGCCACTGCTTTTCTTTGAATATGAAGGAAACTTCGTCCAG AAGTTCCAGCGTGAGCTAAGCACCAAATGGGTGCTGAATACAGTGAGTACAGGTGCTCATGTGCTTCTTGGGAAGATCCTACAAAACCACATGTTGGACCTTCGAATTAGCAACTCCAAGCTCTTCTGGCGGGCACTGGCCATGCTGCAG CGGTTCTCTGGACAGTCCAAGGCTCGATGCATCGAGAGCCTCCTCCGAGCAATCCACTTTCCCCAGCCACTGTCAGATGATATTCGGGCTGCTCCCATCTCCTGCCATGTCCAGGTTGCACATGAGAAGGAACAG GTGATCCCCATCGCCTTGCTGAGCCTCCTATTCCGGTGCTCGATTACTGAGGCTCAGGCACACCTGGCTGCAACTCCTTCTGTCTGTGAGGCTGTCAGGAGTGCTCTTGCTGGGCCAGGTCAGAAGCGCACCGCGGACCCCCTGGAGATCCTAGAGCCTGACGGTCAGTGA